In the genome of Cellvibrio sp. KY-YJ-3, one region contains:
- a CDS encoding NADH:ubiquinone reductase (Na(+)-transporting) subunit D: MSLKTKDLLTKPILENNPVILQILGICSALAVTSSVKVSLVMAIGLTLVSAFSNFFVSLVRNFLPNSVRIIAQMIIISALVIVVDQVLKAVAYDISKQLSVFVGLIITNCIVMGRTEAFALKNPPIPSFLDGIGHGLGYSALLIVIATFREIFGAGKWFGIQILPTVTEGGWYVPNGLLLLPPSAFFLIGIIIWALRTWKKNQVEKADFKIAPNSSANQEIA, translated from the coding sequence ATGAGCTTGAAAACGAAAGATCTCCTCACAAAACCGATTCTGGAAAATAACCCGGTTATTTTACAAATCCTCGGTATTTGTTCTGCGTTGGCGGTAACCTCCAGTGTAAAAGTTAGTTTGGTAATGGCCATAGGTCTGACCTTGGTATCTGCCTTTTCCAACTTTTTTGTATCGCTGGTGCGTAACTTTCTGCCTAACAGTGTGCGTATTATTGCGCAGATGATCATTATTTCTGCATTGGTAATTGTGGTTGACCAAGTGCTGAAAGCCGTGGCTTATGACATCAGTAAACAACTCTCGGTATTTGTTGGGTTGATTATTACCAACTGTATCGTAATGGGGCGCACTGAAGCCTTTGCCTTGAAAAACCCACCAATTCCAAGCTTCCTTGATGGTATAGGTCATGGTTTGGGTTACTCGGCGCTGCTGATTGTTATCGCCACTTTCCGTGAGATTTTTGGTGCTGGCAAATGGTTCGGTATTCAAATTCTGCCTACCGTTACCGAAGGTGGCTGGTATGTACCTAACGGTCTGTTACTGCTGCCGCCAAGTGCGTTTTTCTTAATTGGTATTATTATCTGGGCGCTGCGCACCTGGAAGAAAAACCAGGTTGAGAAAGCCGATTTCAAAATAGCGCCTAACTCTTCGGCAAATCAGGAGATCGCATAA
- a CDS encoding Na(+)-translocating NADH-quinone reductase subunit C, with translation MANQQTAKYTITVTLIMCLVASVLVAGSAVLLRPAQVANKALDFKRNVLSIAGILNKDQSVEEQFKQVEVKIVDLNSGRFTDAITDIEKFDQNASAKKPDLSDKLSSEEDIAKIISREKYAKVFLVNDANGLSKVILPVRGYGLWSTMSGFVALDKDLNTILGFGFYSHAETPGLGGEVDNPKWKEIWIGKKIYSDSGEVKIDVIKGHVDSATADAEYKVDGLSGATLTSNGVRNLMKFWMGDKGYKTFLANLKNGEA, from the coding sequence GTGGCTAACCAACAAACAGCAAAATACACCATCACAGTCACATTGATTATGTGTTTGGTGGCATCCGTATTGGTGGCAGGTTCTGCGGTGTTGTTGCGCCCCGCACAGGTTGCCAACAAAGCGCTTGATTTCAAGCGTAACGTTTTATCTATCGCAGGTATTTTGAATAAAGATCAATCAGTTGAAGAGCAGTTCAAACAAGTTGAGGTAAAAATTGTTGATCTGAATAGTGGTCGTTTTACCGACGCTATCACTGATATTGAAAAGTTTGATCAAAATGCATCCGCTAAAAAACCCGATCTTTCCGATAAATTATCCTCAGAGGAAGATATTGCCAAAATCATTAGTCGTGAAAAGTATGCCAAGGTATTTTTGGTAAACGACGCGAATGGTTTGTCAAAAGTCATTCTGCCTGTGCGTGGCTATGGTCTCTGGTCAACCATGTCAGGTTTTGTTGCTTTGGATAAAGACTTAAACACTATTCTTGGGTTCGGTTTTTATTCTCATGCCGAGACACCTGGCCTTGGCGGTGAAGTTGACAATCCAAAGTGGAAAGAAATCTGGATTGGTAAAAAAATCTACTCGGATTCTGGCGAAGTGAAAATTGATGTGATCAAAGGTCACGTAGATTCAGCTACCGCAGATGCTGAGTACAAAGTAGATGGTTTGTCAGGTGCAACGTTGACCAGCAATGGTGTGCGCAACCTGATGAAGTTTTGGATGGGTGACAAGGGTTATAAAACATTCCTTGCTAACTTGAAAAACGGAGAGGCTTAA
- a CDS encoding NADH:ubiquinone reductase (Na(+)-transporting) subunit B, with protein sequence MSLRSLLDSMEPHFHKGGKYEKWYSLYEAVDTGLFKPADVTKSTSHVRDGIDLKRIMITVWLCAWPAMFFGMYNVGLQANTILAATGATGIDNWHGALAAMFAGHNPDSIWDNFVLGAAYFLPIYATVFIVGGFWEVLFATTRGHEVNEGFFVTSILFSLTCPPDLPLWQAALGISFGVVIGKEVFGGTGKNFLNPALTGRAFLFFAYPAEMSGDAVWTAVDGYTGATTLSIAAQQGMDAVVNHVSWFDAFVGFEHGSIGETSALALMIGGVALLIMGIASTRIVVGVLIGAVLTTLLYNWAGAGSSNPMFQMPFWWHFVIGGFAFGLFFMATDPVSASMTDAGKWIYGALIGFMVITIRVVNPAYPEGMMLAILFANMFAPTIDYFVVQSNIKRRLARG encoded by the coding sequence ATGAGTCTGAGAAGTTTACTCGACAGCATGGAGCCGCATTTCCACAAAGGCGGCAAATACGAAAAATGGTACTCACTGTACGAGGCCGTTGATACCGGTTTGTTTAAACCGGCAGATGTCACCAAATCTACCTCTCATGTGCGTGATGGTATCGATCTGAAACGCATCATGATCACGGTTTGGTTGTGTGCATGGCCAGCAATGTTCTTCGGTATGTACAACGTTGGTTTGCAAGCCAATACCATTTTAGCGGCGACTGGTGCTACTGGTATTGATAACTGGCATGGTGCTTTAGCAGCCATGTTTGCGGGTCACAACCCTGACAGTATTTGGGACAACTTTGTCTTGGGTGCTGCCTACTTCCTGCCAATTTATGCGACTGTATTTATTGTCGGTGGTTTCTGGGAAGTGTTGTTCGCTACTACTCGTGGTCATGAAGTTAACGAAGGTTTCTTCGTAACTTCGATTCTTTTCTCCCTGACCTGTCCTCCTGATTTGCCTTTGTGGCAAGCCGCCTTGGGTATCAGCTTTGGTGTAGTAATTGGAAAAGAGGTATTTGGTGGTACTGGTAAAAACTTCCTTAATCCGGCGCTCACCGGTCGTGCCTTCTTGTTCTTCGCCTACCCGGCGGAAATGTCAGGCGATGCAGTTTGGACTGCGGTTGATGGTTATACCGGTGCGACTACGCTCTCTATTGCTGCTCAACAGGGTATGGATGCTGTAGTCAACCACGTTAGCTGGTTTGATGCCTTTGTTGGTTTTGAGCACGGTTCTATTGGCGAAACCTCAGCACTGGCCTTAATGATTGGTGGTGTTGCGCTACTAATTATGGGCATTGCGTCTACTCGCATTGTGGTCGGGGTGTTGATTGGTGCAGTGCTGACTACCCTGTTGTATAACTGGGCCGGTGCAGGCAGCAGTAATCCAATGTTCCAAATGCCATTCTGGTGGCACTTTGTTATAGGTGGCTTTGCCTTTGGTCTCTTCTTTATGGCAACTGACCCAGTGTCGGCATCAATGACTGATGCGGGCAAATGGATCTATGGTGCATTGATCGGTTTCATGGTGATTACTATTCGTGTGGTCAACCCTGCTTATCCAGAGGGCATGATGTTGGCAATCTTGTTCGCAAACATGTTTGCACCGACCATCGACTACTTCGTCGTTCAATCCAACATTAAGCGGAGACTGGCGCGTGGCTAA
- a CDS encoding Na(+)-translocating NADH-quinone reductase subunit A, giving the protein MIKIRRGLDLPITGSPNQSIEDGPQVRQVALIGFDYHGMKPTMAVQVGDKVKLGQELFSDKKTPGVIYTAPASGTVSAINRGDQRVFHSLVIDVEGNEAVEFAKYSASELAGLSRESVQQNLVQSGLWTALRTRPYSKAPALDSIPNSIFVQAIDTNPLAADPAVIIAAKKDAFANGLTVIARLTEGKVFVCQAPGVELPKGQGANIAVETFTGVHPAGNAGTHIHFLDPVNARKTVWTVGYQDVIAIGELFITGQLNTERVVALAGPQVERPRLVRTRLGADLNSLVNGQLKQGENRIISGSVFGGRRSHGNLTFLGRFHNQVSVLLEGREREMLHYLRAGTNKFSVMGIYLSKLFGGKKFAFTTSTNGSERAMVPVGSYEKVMPLDILPTQLLRSLIVGDTETAQKLGCLELDEEDLALCTFVCPGKYEYGPILRNNLTRIENEG; this is encoded by the coding sequence ATGATCAAGATTCGTCGAGGATTGGATTTGCCCATTACTGGCAGCCCCAATCAATCTATTGAGGATGGCCCACAGGTTCGCCAAGTAGCTTTAATCGGGTTTGATTACCATGGTATGAAGCCCACTATGGCGGTACAGGTTGGTGATAAAGTTAAACTTGGTCAGGAACTTTTTTCTGACAAAAAGACCCCGGGTGTAATCTACACAGCTCCAGCATCAGGTACTGTCAGCGCAATTAATCGCGGTGATCAACGTGTTTTCCATTCATTAGTAATTGATGTGGAAGGTAACGAGGCTGTTGAGTTTGCTAAATATTCCGCATCTGAACTGGCCGGTTTGTCTCGCGAAAGCGTACAGCAAAACCTTGTTCAATCTGGCTTGTGGACTGCATTGCGCACTCGTCCATACAGCAAGGCTCCTGCCTTAGACTCAATTCCAAACTCGATTTTTGTTCAAGCGATTGACACTAATCCTTTGGCCGCAGACCCTGCTGTGATTATCGCAGCTAAAAAAGACGCTTTTGCGAACGGTTTGACCGTGATTGCACGCCTTACCGAAGGCAAAGTGTTTGTTTGTCAGGCTCCGGGTGTTGAATTGCCAAAAGGTCAGGGCGCTAATATTGCGGTCGAAACCTTTACTGGTGTTCATCCTGCAGGTAATGCCGGTACCCATATCCATTTCCTTGATCCAGTAAATGCACGTAAAACCGTTTGGACTGTTGGTTATCAAGACGTTATTGCGATTGGTGAATTGTTTATCACCGGTCAATTGAATACCGAACGTGTTGTTGCACTTGCTGGTCCACAAGTAGAGCGTCCTCGTTTGGTGCGTACTCGCTTGGGCGCTGATCTGAATTCGTTGGTTAACGGTCAGTTGAAGCAGGGTGAGAATCGCATCATTTCTGGTTCTGTATTTGGTGGTCGTCGCTCCCATGGCAATCTCACTTTCCTTGGTCGTTTCCACAATCAAGTCAGTGTTTTGCTTGAGGGGCGCGAACGTGAAATGCTGCATTACCTGCGCGCAGGTACCAACAAGTTCTCCGTGATGGGCATTTATTTGTCCAAGCTGTTTGGGGGTAAAAAGTTTGCCTTCACTACATCTACCAATGGTTCCGAGCGTGCGATGGTACCGGTGGGTTCTTACGAGAAGGTAATGCCTCTCGACATCCTGCCGACGCAGCTGCTGCGCTCTTTAATTGTTGGTGATACTGAAACAGCACAAAAACTGGGCTGCCTTGAATTGGACGAAGAAGATTTGGCGCTGTGCACCTTTGTGTGCCCCGGCAAATACGAATACGGCCCGATCCTGCGCAATAACCTTACTCGCATTGAGAATGAGGGCTAA